In one window of Episyrphus balteatus chromosome 3, idEpiBalt1.1, whole genome shotgun sequence DNA:
- the LOC129915880 gene encoding 40S ribosomal protein S8 codes for MGISRDSAHKRRATGGKRKSLRKKRKFELGRPAANTKLGGSRIHQVRTRGGNVKYRALRLDTGNFSWASEGVARKTRIIDVVYNASNNELVRTSTLVKNAIIVIDATPFRQWYESHYILPLGRKRDPKHASKDDENDVLNKKRSDRVMKKYLDRQKHAKVEQALEDQFISGRILACVSSRPGQCGRADGYILEGKELEFYLKKIKK; via the exons ATGG GTATAAGTCGTGATAGCGCTCATAAGCGAAGGGCCACTGGTGGCAAACGCAAGTCCCTCCGCAAGAAGAGGAAGTTCGAGTTAGGACGTCCAGCAGCAAACACTAAA CTCGGTGGTTCACGTATCCATCAAGTCCGCACCCGTGGCGGTAATGTCAAATACCGTGCTCTCCGTTTGGATACCGGCAATTTCTCGTGGGCCTCCGAAGGTGTTGCCCGCAAGACCCGTATCATCGATGTCGTGTACAATGCCTCCAACAACGAGTTGGTGCGTACCAGTACGCTGGTAAAGAATGCCATCATCGTGATCGATGCCACTCCATTCAGACAGTGGTACGAATCCCATTACATCCTGCCTTTGGGACGCAAGCGTGACCCCAAACACGCTAGCAAAGACGATGAGAACGATGTTCTCAACAAGAAGCGCAGCGATCGTGTGATGAAGAAATACTTGGATCGCCAAAAGCACGCCAAGGTTGAGCAAGCTTTGGAAGATCAATTTATTTCTGGACGTATTCTTG CTTGTGTATCATCCCGCCCAGGACAATGCGGTCGTGCTGATGGTTACATTCTTGAAGGCAAAGAACTTGAATTTTACCTTAAGAagattaagaaataa